Proteins co-encoded in one Sphingopyxis sp. BE259 genomic window:
- a CDS encoding PAS domain-containing protein, with amino-acid sequence MPAVHEPQRVSAADFIRGFANWRLQSARKPVVVTHHGKDAHVLISLDDYRRLDRNADNVAAATDSLHHSLAGLAEAIRDAVILIDRQWRIVAVNPAASDMLETSCADLIGAPLLTAVPRLGGSLLAQHIVRMIDHRERFSGEVPDILRPRQWLRVDLVPAPIGGALILRDVSEAMDGFAATDARQALLEAVETDGGIGHARLSVRETVEAANAVLTDLLGVDPAAIRRVRFSALLAVGQRSAFAEALESVFRSGQSARLASQIVTRDGTAIAVTLTIAEVRGPYASDGAVVLVTRSAP; translated from the coding sequence GTGCCAGCAGTCCATGAACCACAGCGCGTTTCAGCGGCGGATTTCATCCGCGGCTTTGCCAACTGGCGACTGCAATCGGCGCGCAAACCGGTCGTCGTGACGCATCATGGCAAGGACGCGCATGTGCTGATCTCGCTCGACGACTATCGGCGGCTGGACCGCAATGCGGACAACGTCGCCGCGGCGACGGACAGCCTGCATCACTCGCTCGCCGGGCTGGCCGAAGCAATCCGTGACGCGGTGATCCTGATCGATCGGCAATGGCGGATCGTCGCGGTCAATCCCGCGGCGTCGGACATGCTGGAGACGTCGTGCGCCGACCTGATCGGCGCGCCGCTGCTAACTGCGGTGCCGCGGCTGGGGGGCAGTTTGCTGGCGCAACATATCGTTCGCATGATCGACCATCGCGAGCGTTTTTCGGGCGAGGTGCCCGACATCTTGCGGCCGCGTCAGTGGCTGCGCGTCGATCTGGTTCCCGCGCCGATCGGCGGAGCGCTGATCCTGCGCGATGTCAGCGAAGCAATGGACGGTTTTGCCGCGACCGATGCGCGGCAAGCGTTGCTCGAAGCGGTGGAAACGGATGGCGGCATCGGTCATGCGCGCCTGTCGGTGCGTGAGACCGTCGAGGCGGCCAATGCCGTGCTGACCGACCTGCTCGGGGTCGATCCTGCAGCGATCCGGCGGGTGCGCTTCTCCGCGCTGCTGGCGGTTGGGCAACGCAGTGCCTTTGCCGAAGCCTTGGAATCGGTGTTCCGGTCGGGCCAGTCGGCGCGCCTCGCGTCGCAGATCGTGACGCGCGACGGGACCGCGATTGCCGTCACGCTGACCATCGCCGAAGTGCGCGGTCCCTACGCCAGCGATGGCGCCGTCGTCTTGGTAACGCGCTCCGCGCCTTAG
- a CDS encoding TadG family pilus assembly protein, giving the protein MILLQNLRIFVRDRRAGISIATAFAMTMLIGAAALAVDVGSLYLDRRKLQGIADAAAMAAAGRPGEEQAAAERIIAANCDCGIRIAALTPGTYTPDGAIAAEQRFAPGGASANAVRISLTRDRPLYFGRFLTGKSDSVIRATATGARRGYAAFSLGSRVAAVNGGLPNALLSGLTGSQVNLSLMDYNALASTDIDLLAFSDALRTEIDADVLTFGQTLDSQVTLPQVVSALASASDGQAASALEHIADRALPRSLLPSRAIDLGPRSSSIRVDPANPVKVNALSLLRAMLLLSSANRQVDLSVASNLPGGSGIDIALLIGEPPAHSPLIAVTDTNQVVVRTAQVRLKLDTRIATPLASVHIPVLAELGSASARISDIDCRPHSGAAVSLAVVTSPAMLAIGTVDDADFQDMQRPLDPRPARVVKLPLASVDAEAELVLSDLAEKQVGFSRDDIDDGQVKTVSSSGLVAGAAKSLSDRMDLRVNVLGIGLNLNALRTVVGDTVALAAPVLDTVLADVTGLLGVHLGQADARVNALRCGKAKLV; this is encoded by the coding sequence ATGATATTGCTGCAAAACCTCCGCATTTTTGTCCGCGATCGCCGCGCCGGGATCAGCATCGCCACCGCATTCGCGATGACGATGCTGATCGGCGCCGCGGCGCTCGCGGTCGATGTCGGTTCGCTCTATCTCGACCGCCGAAAATTGCAGGGCATCGCCGATGCCGCAGCGATGGCGGCCGCAGGCCGACCGGGCGAGGAGCAGGCGGCGGCCGAACGGATCATCGCCGCCAACTGCGATTGCGGTATCCGCATCGCGGCGCTGACCCCCGGCACCTACACGCCCGACGGAGCGATCGCCGCCGAACAGCGCTTTGCCCCGGGCGGCGCATCGGCGAACGCGGTGCGGATCAGCCTGACCCGCGATCGCCCGCTCTATTTTGGACGATTCCTGACCGGCAAGAGCGACAGCGTGATCCGCGCCACCGCGACGGGCGCGCGGCGCGGCTATGCGGCTTTTTCGCTCGGCTCGCGGGTTGCCGCGGTCAATGGCGGCCTGCCGAACGCTCTGTTGTCGGGGCTGACCGGCAGCCAGGTCAACCTGTCGCTGATGGACTACAATGCGCTGGCCAGCACCGACATCGATCTGCTGGCGTTTTCCGATGCGCTGCGCACCGAAATCGACGCCGACGTCCTGACCTTTGGCCAGACGCTCGACAGTCAGGTGACCCTGCCGCAGGTCGTTTCGGCGTTGGCGAGCGCGTCGGACGGGCAGGCGGCAAGCGCGCTCGAGCATATCGCCGATCGTGCCTTGCCGCGCAGCCTGTTACCATCGCGCGCGATCGATCTGGGGCCGCGGTCGTCGAGCATCCGCGTCGATCCCGCCAACCCGGTCAAGGTCAACGCACTCAGCCTGCTGCGTGCGATGCTGTTGCTGAGCAGCGCCAATCGCCAGGTCGATCTGTCGGTGGCCAGCAATCTGCCCGGCGGATCGGGAATAGACATCGCGCTGCTGATCGGCGAGCCGCCCGCGCATTCGCCGCTGATCGCGGTGACCGATACCAATCAGGTTGTCGTGCGGACCGCGCAGGTGCGGCTGAAACTCGATACGCGGATCGCGACCCCGCTTGCCAGCGTCCATATCCCGGTGCTGGCCGAGCTCGGCTCGGCATCGGCGCGGATTTCGGATATTGATTGTCGGCCCCACAGCGGCGCGGCGGTGTCGCTGGCGGTGGTCACCTCGCCTGCGATGCTGGCGATAGGAACCGTCGACGACGCCGATTTTCAGGATATGCAACGCCCGCTCGATCCGCGCCCGGCGCGGGTGGTGAAACTGCCGCTCGCCAGCGTCGATGCCGAGGCCGAACTGGTGTTGTCGGACCTTGCCGAAAAGCAGGTCGGCTTTTCGCGCGACGACATCGACGACGGACAGGTGAAGACGGTGTCGAGCAGCGGACTGGTTGCGGGCGCCGCCAAATCGCTGTCCGATCGTATGGACCTGCGCGTCAATGTGCTCGGCATCGGGCTTAACCTCAACGCGCTGCGAACCGTCGTCGGCGATACCGTCGCGCTGGCGGCGCCGGTGCTCGATACCGTGTTAGCCGATGTCACCGGGCTGCTCGGCGTGCATCTGGGGCAGGCGGATGCGCGAGTCAACGCGCTGCGCTGCGGCAAGGCGAAGCTGGTGTGA
- a CDS encoding TadE/TadG family type IV pilus assembly protein, whose protein sequence is MTAFLPCPGSPRQTTPSELALAREERGAAIVEMALVLPLLLALLMGVLVYGQYFMLAHSVQQAANDGARAAIVGLDAADRRAVAARAVERSLQTVSGAHSVAVSETSEAITVAVTFTAPPDTFLRSALIPSPTNVIRSSATFELPVD, encoded by the coding sequence ATGACAGCTTTCCTCCCATGTCCGGGGTCTCCCCGCCAAACTACCCCGAGCGAGCTTGCGCTGGCGCGTGAAGAGCGCGGCGCCGCGATCGTCGAAATGGCGCTGGTGCTGCCGCTGCTCCTCGCGCTGTTGATGGGCGTGCTCGTCTATGGCCAATATTTCATGCTGGCGCACAGCGTTCAGCAGGCGGCGAACGACGGCGCGCGCGCCGCTATCGTCGGGCTCGACGCCGCAGATCGCCGCGCCGTGGCGGCGCGGGCGGTCGAACGCAGCCTGCAGACGGTGAGCGGCGCGCACAGTGTCGCGGTGTCCGAAACGAGCGAGGCGATCACCGTCGCTGTCACATTTACGGCGCCGCCCGACACCTTCCTGCGCTCGGCGCTGATCCCGTCGCCGACCAACGTCATCCGCTCAAGCGCGACCTTCGAATTGCCGGTGGATTGA
- the yghU gene encoding glutathione-dependent disulfide-bond oxidoreductase, whose protein sequence is MSDQAEYVPPAVWTWDKESGGRFANINRPIAGPTHDKDLPVGQHPLQLYSLATPNGVKVTVMLEELLERGHSGAEYDAWLIKIGDGDQFSSGFVNANPNSKIPALVDRSGAEPIRVFESGAILIHLAEKFGEFLPTDPAQRAETLSWLMWQMGSAPFLGGGFGHFYAYAPFKQEYPINRYAMEVKRQLDVLDRRLAESEYIAGADYTIADMAIWPWYGALVKGLVYEAGEFLQVQDYKHVQRWTDQIAARPAVKRGRMVNRVMGDPASQLHERHDASDFDLRTQDKLEAAE, encoded by the coding sequence ATGAGCGATCAAGCCGAATATGTGCCACCAGCCGTGTGGACCTGGGACAAGGAGAGCGGCGGGCGCTTTGCCAACATCAACCGTCCGATCGCCGGACCGACGCACGACAAGGATTTGCCGGTCGGCCAGCATCCGCTCCAGCTTTACTCGCTGGCGACGCCGAACGGGGTGAAGGTCACCGTGATGCTCGAGGAACTGCTCGAGCGCGGCCATAGCGGCGCCGAATATGACGCGTGGCTGATCAAGATCGGCGACGGCGACCAGTTTTCCAGCGGGTTCGTGAACGCCAACCCCAACAGCAAGATTCCGGCGCTGGTCGATCGCAGCGGCGCCGAACCGATCCGGGTGTTCGAATCGGGCGCGATCCTGATCCACCTGGCCGAAAAATTCGGCGAGTTTCTGCCGACCGACCCGGCGCAGCGCGCCGAGACGCTGTCGTGGCTGATGTGGCAGATGGGCAGCGCGCCGTTCCTGGGCGGCGGCTTTGGCCATTTCTATGCCTATGCGCCGTTCAAGCAGGAATATCCGATCAATCGCTATGCGATGGAGGTGAAGCGCCAGCTGGACGTGCTCGACCGGCGACTGGCGGAGAGCGAATATATCGCAGGCGCCGACTATACAATCGCCGATATGGCGATCTGGCCCTGGTACGGCGCTCTGGTGAAGGGTCTAGTCTATGAGGCAGGCGAGTTCCTGCAAGTGCAGGATTACAAGCATGTCCAGCGCTGGACCGACCAGATCGCGGCGCGTCCGGCGGTCAAGCGCGGGCGGATGGTCAATCGCGTGATGGGCGATCCGGCGAGCCAGTTGCACGAACGGCATGATGCGTCGGACTTTGACCTGCGGACGCAGGACAAGCTCGAGGCCGCCGAATAG
- a CDS encoding CoA transferase: MPLKGIRVLDFGRYIAGPYCAALLADYGADVIRIEAPGGNDDRYTVPVADDGSGAMFMQMNRGKRCLTLKPGSPEGREIVRRLVATADVVVANLPHDALTKLGLDFESLSAINPRVILATASAFGSQGPLAQNVGFDAVGQAMSGAVHLTGTPDQPYRAQVNYVDFGTALHTAFGVMLALRERETTGKGQCVSGSLLGTALAFSNALAIDHALNGIERQPIGNRSYSSAPTDIFRTRDGWIVTQIVGGGIFARWANLVGRPELIDDPLYASDILRGDNGEALSVIMQAWCSERSSADAIAELGAARVPAAPVLRAGEALAQPHVAAMGLVEPAAYPGTPTDAPVIRAPMTLSDSAKTASARAPQVGEHSDAILAELGYDTAAIAALRAAKII, from the coding sequence GTGCCGCTCAAGGGAATAAGAGTCCTCGATTTCGGGCGCTATATTGCAGGACCCTATTGCGCGGCGCTGCTCGCCGACTATGGCGCCGACGTTATCCGGATCGAGGCGCCCGGCGGCAATGACGATCGCTACACGGTCCCCGTCGCCGACGACGGATCGGGCGCGATGTTCATGCAGATGAACCGCGGCAAACGCTGCCTGACGCTGAAACCCGGCAGCCCCGAAGGCCGCGAGATTGTGCGGCGGCTGGTCGCGACCGCCGACGTCGTCGTCGCCAATCTGCCGCACGACGCGCTGACCAAGCTGGGACTGGATTTCGAAAGCCTGTCGGCGATCAACCCGCGCGTCATCCTGGCCACCGCGTCGGCCTTTGGCAGCCAGGGGCCGCTGGCGCAGAACGTCGGCTTCGATGCGGTAGGGCAGGCGATGTCCGGCGCCGTCCACCTGACCGGGACGCCCGATCAGCCGTATCGGGCGCAGGTCAATTATGTCGATTTCGGCACCGCGCTGCACACCGCATTCGGGGTGATGCTGGCGCTGCGCGAGCGCGAGACGACGGGGAAGGGGCAATGCGTGTCGGGATCGCTGCTCGGCACCGCGCTCGCTTTCTCGAATGCGCTGGCGATCGACCATGCGCTCAACGGCATCGAACGCCAGCCGATTGGCAATCGCAGTTACAGTTCGGCGCCGACCGACATTTTTCGCACCCGCGACGGGTGGATCGTCACCCAGATTGTCGGCGGCGGCATTTTTGCCCGCTGGGCCAATCTGGTCGGGCGACCTGAACTGATCGATGATCCGCTTTACGCCAGTGATATCTTGCGCGGCGACAATGGCGAGGCGTTGAGCGTCATCATGCAAGCCTGGTGCAGCGAGCGCAGCAGCGCCGATGCCATCGCCGAACTGGGCGCCGCGCGCGTTCCGGCGGCGCCGGTGCTGCGAGCGGGCGAGGCACTGGCGCAGCCACATGTCGCCGCGATGGGGCTGGTCGAACCCGCCGCCTATCCCGGCACGCCGACCGACGCGCCGGTCATTCGGGCGCCGATGACCCTGTCGGACAGCGCGAAAACGGCGTCGGCGCGCGCGCCGCAGGTTGGCGAACATAGCGATGCGATCCTGGCGGAGCTCGGTTACGACACGGCCGCGATTGCAGCTTTGCGGGCGGCAAAGATTATTTGA